A genomic segment from Lutibacter sp. A80 encodes:
- a CDS encoding OmpP1/FadL family transporter produces MKKLFLATMLFSIAYISNAQTLGYNDIGVLFSKETINGTARYNAMSGAFGALGGDLSAIETNPAGAAVFINSEFATSLNFNNTKTDVNFYGNNEFSENDITNLSQAGGVFVFNSYSKNSDWKKVAIGFNYSTVNDFETQWFAKGTSGYAPLTDIFDPDVVYFNSEGQYFENFSNGENNKYTFTFASELKNKLYLGASFSTYDINNSQKNLLEEYNNDGSGNLLDASLLQELHTYGEGFSFNFGVIAKATDNLRLGLAYQSPVWYNLSEDYLSYDLITYMNDNIDESYYSGFNAFDYQLKTPSKLTGSFAYVFNKQGLISVDYIYKNYSNIKLESENNFDFIEENKIFNQSLEATGELRMGTEWRFDRFSVRGGYHFEPSPYKNALDSENKEGFSLGAGYAFKGGKIDISYQKDNSYYSPYFGYSNYSNVTDNLIGDPNYNASTIDEIENFNLNIDTSKLTITLVLNI; encoded by the coding sequence ATGAAAAAATTATTTTTAGCAACAATGCTTTTCAGTATTGCCTACATTTCAAATGCTCAAACTTTAGGGTATAATGATATTGGTGTGTTATTTTCAAAAGAAACCATAAATGGAACAGCTAGATATAATGCAATGAGTGGTGCTTTTGGTGCGTTGGGAGGCGATTTGTCTGCTATTGAAACCAACCCAGCTGGTGCTGCAGTTTTTATAAATAGTGAATTTGCAACCTCTTTAAATTTTAACAACACTAAAACCGATGTTAATTTTTATGGAAATAATGAATTTTCAGAAAATGACATTACAAATTTATCACAAGCTGGTGGTGTATTTGTATTTAATAGTTACTCGAAAAACTCTGATTGGAAAAAAGTAGCTATTGGGTTTAATTACAGCACTGTAAACGATTTTGAAACACAATGGTTTGCTAAAGGAACTAGCGGATATGCTCCACTAACAGATATTTTTGACCCTGATGTTGTTTATTTTAATTCTGAAGGTCAATATTTTGAAAATTTTAGCAATGGTGAAAATAATAAATATACATTTACGTTTGCATCAGAATTAAAGAACAAATTATATTTAGGGGCTTCATTTAGCACCTACGACATTAATAATTCGCAAAAAAACTTATTAGAAGAATACAATAATGATGGTAGCGGAAATCTTTTAGATGCCTCATTATTACAAGAACTCCACACTTATGGAGAAGGGTTCTCTTTTAATTTTGGTGTAATAGCTAAAGCTACTGACAACTTAAGATTAGGTTTAGCTTACCAATCTCCTGTTTGGTACAACCTTTCTGAAGATTATTTATCGTATGATTTAATTACCTATATGAATGATAATATTGATGAATCTTATTATTCTGGATTTAACGCTTTTGATTATCAATTAAAAACACCTAGTAAATTAACCGGTAGTTTTGCCTATGTTTTTAACAAACAAGGCTTAATAAGTGTTGATTATATTTATAAAAATTATAGCAATATAAAATTAGAATCTGAAAATAATTTTGATTTTATTGAAGAAAATAAAATCTTTAATCAAAGTTTAGAAGCTACAGGAGAATTAAGAATGGGTACAGAATGGCGTTTTGACAGATTTTCTGTAAGAGGTGGGTACCATTTTGAACCAAGTCCTTATAAAAACGCCTTAGATTCAGAAAACAAAGAAGGGTTCTCTTTAGGTGCTGGTTATGCTTTTAAAGGTGGAAAAATTGATATCTCTTATCAAAAAGACAATTCTTATTACAGTCCTTATTTTGGATATTCTAATTATTCTAATGTTACAGACAACTTAATAGGTGATCCAAATTATAATGCTTCTACAATAGATGAAATAGAAAATTTCAATCTAAATATCGACACTTCTAAGCTCACAATAACCTTAGTATTAAATATTTAA
- a CDS encoding NifU family protein: MDTVTLKIEKTTNDTILKFTANTILISGSYQFNNIDEAKNSPLAQQLFHLPFIKRVLISANFIALERFSIVDWADVQEEVKEQIENYLNSPGGVLVLEETATTKKVPVEIYSEVTPNPSVLKFVANKKLVASDLEYKNIEEAKNSPLATELYNFPFVKEIFISENYVSITKFDVVEWSEITNEIRSFIKEFVANGKTIVNESKQPTTNKQNESVQLEDLDDVSKQIIAILDEHIKPAVAADGGNILFQSYEENTKTVNVILQGACSGCPSSTITLKNGIENMLKQLIPGQIEQVVAINQ; encoded by the coding sequence ATGGATACAGTTACCTTAAAAATTGAAAAAACTACAAACGATACTATACTTAAATTTACAGCAAATACAATTTTAATTAGTGGTAGTTATCAATTTAACAATATAGACGAAGCTAAAAACTCTCCTTTAGCACAACAATTATTTCATTTACCATTTATTAAACGTGTTTTAATTTCAGCAAATTTTATAGCATTAGAGCGTTTTTCAATTGTAGATTGGGCCGATGTTCAAGAAGAAGTTAAAGAACAAATAGAAAATTATTTAAATAGTCCTGGCGGAGTACTTGTTTTGGAAGAAACAGCTACTACAAAAAAAGTTCCTGTTGAAATATATTCTGAAGTAACACCAAACCCAAGTGTTTTAAAATTTGTTGCAAATAAAAAACTTGTAGCGTCTGACTTAGAATACAAAAATATTGAAGAAGCTAAAAATTCACCTTTAGCAACAGAACTATATAACTTTCCATTTGTAAAAGAAATATTTATTTCAGAAAATTATGTTTCAATTACAAAGTTTGATGTTGTTGAATGGAGTGAAATAACAAATGAAATTAGAAGTTTTATAAAAGAATTTGTTGCAAATGGTAAAACTATTGTAAACGAAAGCAAACAACCGACAACAAATAAACAAAATGAAAGTGTTCAACTAGAAGACTTAGACGACGTTTCTAAACAAATTATTGCAATTTTAGATGAACATATTAAACCTGCCGTTGCTGCCGATGGAGGTAATATTTTATTTCAATCGTACGAAGAAAACACTAAAACTGTAAATGTTATTTTACAAGGCGCTTGCAGTGGTTGCCCTTCTTCTACAATTACTTTAAAAAATGGTATTGAAAATATGTTAAAACAGTTAATTCCTGGACAAATAGAACAAGTTGTAGCTATAAATCAATAA
- the proS gene encoding proline--tRNA ligase: protein MSKNLTKREVDYSKWYNELVVKADLAENSAVRGCMVIKPYGYAIWEKMQAELDKMFKETGHENAYFPLFVPKSLFEAEEKNAEGFAKECAIVTHYRLQNDPEKPGKLRVDPAAKLEEELVVRPTSEAIIWNTYKGWIQSYRDLPLLVNQWANVVRWEMRTRLFLRTAEFLWQEGHTAHATKKEALSEAMQMQKVYADFAENFMAMPVIQGSKSESERFAGADETYTIEALMQDGKALQAGTSHFLGQNFAKAFDVKYTSKEGKQEYVWATSWGVSTRLIGGLIMTHSDDLGLVLPPKLAPIQVVIVPIYKGDDQLDAISAKVDVFVKELRKKGISVKFDTRDTYRPGAKFAEYELKGVPVRIAIGKRDLENNTVEVARRDTLEKQTVAQDTLVSFVSNLLEEIQDNLFNKAVSYREAHTTEVDTFEEFKEAIETKGGFISAHWDGTTETEDKIKELTKATIRCIPLKNKLEAGACVFTGKKSVQRVLFAKAY from the coding sequence ATGAGTAAGAATTTAACAAAGAGAGAAGTAGATTATTCTAAATGGTACAACGAGCTAGTAGTGAAAGCTGATTTAGCTGAAAATTCGGCAGTTAGAGGTTGTATGGTAATTAAACCTTATGGCTATGCTATATGGGAAAAAATGCAAGCTGAGTTGGATAAAATGTTTAAGGAAACAGGACATGAAAATGCTTATTTTCCATTATTTGTTCCAAAAAGTTTGTTTGAGGCAGAAGAAAAAAACGCTGAAGGCTTTGCAAAAGAATGTGCCATTGTAACACATTATAGACTGCAAAACGATCCTGAAAAACCTGGAAAACTTCGTGTTGATCCTGCTGCAAAATTAGAAGAAGAACTAGTTGTACGACCAACTTCTGAAGCTATTATATGGAATACATATAAAGGTTGGATTCAGTCTTACAGAGATTTACCGTTATTAGTTAATCAATGGGCAAATGTTGTTCGTTGGGAAATGAGAACGCGGTTGTTTTTAAGAACGGCAGAGTTTTTATGGCAAGAAGGGCATACGGCTCATGCAACTAAAAAAGAAGCATTGTCAGAAGCGATGCAAATGCAAAAAGTATATGCAGATTTTGCAGAGAATTTTATGGCAATGCCTGTAATACAAGGTTCAAAATCTGAAAGTGAACGTTTTGCTGGTGCAGATGAAACGTATACCATTGAAGCTTTAATGCAAGACGGAAAAGCATTACAAGCTGGGACTTCTCATTTTTTAGGGCAAAATTTTGCGAAAGCATTTGACGTAAAATATACTTCGAAAGAAGGTAAACAAGAGTACGTTTGGGCTACTTCTTGGGGTGTTTCAACACGTTTAATAGGAGGTTTGATAATGACGCATTCAGATGATTTAGGTTTGGTTTTACCTCCTAAATTAGCGCCAATACAAGTTGTAATTGTTCCAATTTACAAAGGAGATGATCAATTAGACGCTATTTCGGCTAAAGTTGATGTGTTTGTTAAAGAATTAAGAAAAAAAGGTATCTCAGTTAAATTCGACACTAGAGATACTTATAGACCAGGAGCAAAATTTGCGGAGTATGAATTAAAAGGGGTTCCTGTAAGAATTGCAATTGGAAAAAGAGATTTAGAAAATAATACTGTAGAAGTTGCTCGAAGAGATACTTTAGAGAAACAAACGGTAGCACAAGATACTTTAGTTTCGTTTGTTTCAAATTTATTAGAAGAGATTCAAGATAATTTGTTTAATAAAGCGGTTTCTTATAGAGAAGCACATACAACAGAGGTTGATACTTTTGAAGAGTTTAAAGAAGCTATAGAAACCAAAGGAGGATTTATATCTGCACACTGGGATGGAACAACAGAAACAGAGGATAAGATTAAAGAATTAACTAAAGCAACAATTAGATGTATTCCTTTAAAAAATAAATTAGAGGCTGGAGCCTGCGTATTTACTGGGAAAAAGTCAGTTCAAAGAGTTTTATTTGCAAAAGCTTATTAA
- the rpsT gene encoding 30S ribosomal protein S20 encodes MANHKSALKRIRSNRAKQLRNKYQHKTTRNAVRNLRAVTEKKEAEELLPKVVAMVDKLAKKNIIHKNKASNLKSKLSKQVASL; translated from the coding sequence ATGGCAAATCATAAGTCAGCTTTAAAAAGAATTAGAAGTAATCGCGCTAAGCAATTAAGAAACAAATATCAGCATAAAACAACTCGTAATGCTGTTAGAAACTTACGTGCTGTAACTGAGAAAAAGGAGGCTGAAGAGTTATTACCTAAGGTAGTTGCAATGGTAGATAAATTAGCTAAGAAAAACATTATTCATAAGAATAAAGCTAGTAATTTAAAATCTAAATTATCTAAGCAAGTAGCTTCTTTATAA
- the ubiE gene encoding bifunctional demethylmenaquinone methyltransferase/2-methoxy-6-polyprenyl-1,4-benzoquinol methylase UbiE, which produces MANKINPYKDSDLGKKEQVAQMFDTISNEYDGLNRVISFGIDIKWREKVVKIIGATNPDKILDIATGTGDLAINLAETSASKIIGLDISEGMLNVGRKKIEKLELNNQIEMVFGDSENIPFETDYFDAITVAFGVRNFENLEKGLSEIYRVLKPNGTFVVLETSIPTKTPYKQGYKIYAKYILPLIGKLFSKDKTAYKYLSDSAAAFPYGKAFNNILDKIGFIDIENKPQTFGVASIYIAKK; this is translated from the coding sequence ATGGCAAATAAAATTAATCCTTACAAAGATTCCGACTTAGGTAAAAAGGAACAAGTTGCTCAAATGTTTGACACCATTTCTAATGAATATGATGGTTTAAACCGAGTTATTTCTTTTGGAATCGATATTAAATGGCGTGAAAAAGTTGTTAAAATAATTGGAGCTACTAATCCAGATAAAATATTAGATATAGCAACTGGAACTGGTGATTTAGCAATTAATTTAGCCGAAACAAGTGCTTCTAAAATAATTGGTTTAGATATTTCTGAAGGCATGTTAAATGTTGGGCGTAAAAAAATTGAAAAATTAGAGCTAAACAATCAAATTGAAATGGTTTTTGGAGACTCTGAAAATATTCCTTTTGAAACCGATTATTTTGATGCAATTACCGTTGCTTTTGGAGTTCGTAATTTTGAGAATTTAGAAAAAGGTCTATCTGAAATTTACCGTGTTTTAAAACCAAACGGAACTTTTGTTGTTTTAGAAACCTCTATTCCAACCAAAACACCTTACAAACAAGGCTATAAAATATACGCAAAATACATATTACCTCTTATAGGAAAACTATTTTCAAAAGATAAAACAGCATACAAATACTTATCTGATTCTGCAGCTGCTTTTCCTTACGGAAAAGCTTTCAACAATATTTTAGATAAAATTGGGTTTATAGATATTGAAAACAAACCACAAACATTTGGAGTGGCTTCAATTTATATAGCAAAGAAATAG